Proteins from a single region of Deltaproteobacteria bacterium:
- the hrcA gene encoding heat-inducible transcription repressor HrcA yields MALNPRTEEVLFTLVRHYIESGGPVSSGTVVQQSGLNLSPATIRNILALLNEQGYLMQPHTSAGRVPTDVGYRAYVDHLMGCSGLSAEDASRIDHRYGPSGEGKVLGMLLQETSQILSEFSHSIGLVLAPKMTDVRYNHMKFIRMGDCEILAVLVSQSGILQSRVIRSDAGLSQEELDEMTQVLNRELRGLTLLEARRRIIRKMEKDMHVYRTLLKKVFLMSEISEPESLQNQLYLEGAPRLLEHPEFAENIEKMKIVFQAFTKKTNLIKLLDRSMDAEGVLVYIGSENRHRMLEDCTVVTATYKCNGRPMGTLGVIGPKRMDYSRVIPVVDYTSKLLSRFIH; encoded by the coding sequence ATATTGAATCGGGCGGGCCTGTTTCATCCGGAACGGTTGTGCAACAATCCGGCCTGAACCTTAGTCCGGCAACGATCCGGAACATCCTGGCGCTGCTCAATGAGCAGGGGTACCTGATGCAGCCCCATACCTCGGCCGGGCGGGTCCCGACGGATGTGGGATACCGGGCCTACGTGGACCACCTGATGGGCTGTTCGGGCCTTTCTGCGGAGGACGCATCCAGGATTGATCATCGCTATGGTCCTTCCGGAGAAGGAAAGGTGCTGGGGATGTTGCTGCAGGAAACTTCACAGATTCTTTCCGAATTCTCGCACTCCATCGGCTTGGTCCTGGCTCCGAAAATGACAGATGTCCGATACAACCATATGAAGTTCATCCGAATGGGAGACTGTGAAATTCTTGCCGTCCTGGTTTCTCAATCGGGGATTCTGCAAAGTCGGGTGATCCGTTCCGATGCAGGGTTGTCGCAGGAGGAACTGGACGAGATGACCCAGGTCCTCAACCGGGAACTTCGCGGCCTGACTTTGCTGGAGGCGCGCCGCAGGATTATTCGGAAGATGGAAAAGGATATGCATGTTTATCGGACGCTCCTGAAAAAGGTTTTTCTGATGTCCGAGATCAGCGAACCGGAATCATTGCAGAATCAGCTTTATCTTGAAGGAGCGCCCAGGCTTCTGGAACACCCTGAATTCGCAGAAAACATTGAGAAAATGAAAATTGTTTTTCAGGCCTTCACAAAGAAAACGAACCTGATCAAACTGCTTGACCGGAGTATGGATGCCGAGGGTGTCCTGGTCTATATCGGTTCGGAAAACCGTCATCGGATGTTGGAGGATTGTACGGTGGTGACGGCAACTTATAAATGTAATGGCCGTCCGATGGGAACACTCGGTGTCATTGGTCCCAAACGAATGGATTATTCCAGGGTCATTCCGGTGGTGGACTATACATCGAAACTTCTCAGCCGCTTTATCCATTGA